From Hoeflea sp. 108:
CGCCGGGCAGGGGGTATCGCTACTTCGAAGCCATCAGGTCGCGCACCAGCGCGTCCTTCACCAACCCGATCAACTCCGCATGCAACTCGCCGCGCGGCCGCGTCGCCTCGTCCGAGCAGATCGGGTCGATCTCGCCGACCGACTTCAGCATCTCCGCCGCACCGTCCTTGCATTCCGGCAGGAAGCTGAAATGCGTGGCCCCCGCCACCGTGGCATATCTGCCCTTGGGCGTGAGCTTGGCCAGTTTGTCGGAGATAACTGCCAGCGGAATGCTCTCGCCCTCGCCGAGATTGATGAAGTGCATCGGGATATCGATCTGCTTCAGGCTTTCGGTATCATAGGCCTGGACGAGGCCCGGATCGGCCAGTACCGCGGTCTTGATACGCCGGTCGAGGTTCGACTGCTCGAAGCGCGCCCGGTCGAGCGTGCGCAGGTCGACCTTTTCCACCTTCACCTTCTCGTCATTAACGAAGCCGACACCGCCGGCAAACCAGGCGCAGTCCCATTCCTTGTAGCCGTCGCAATAGCTGGCAAAAGCCTCGAGATTGGCGCGGGCGCCCGAAAGCTCCATCGCGGTCGCCCCGCCGAGCGAAAAGCCGACCACGCCGATCCTGTCGGCGTCGATGAAACCGCTCCATGCCGGGTTCTTGGTGACGGCGTCGATGACCGCCGAAATGTCGGCCGTGCGCTGCCACAGCTTCGGCGTGTCGGCAGGGGTGGAGTAGCCGCCGGTCGTGCCCGGATGGTTCGGCCCGGCGACGACGAAGCCGGCCTTGGCAAGCTCGGTGGCGAGCCAGCCCATGGCCTCCACGCGGCTGCCCGAACCATGAGACAGAAGCACCAGCGGATGGCGCCCCGGCACCACAGGCGCATCGACGCTGGCAGCCGCGCCCTTGAACACCTTGTTGCCGCCGACTGTTGTCGGCTTGCCGCCGGCGCCGGCCGGATACCAGACGGTGACGGCCAGATCGCGGCCGGGTTGCGTTACGGTCATTTCGCGCACGCCCGCTTCGGAAGCGAAACAGGCCGACACAAAACCGATGAGGGCAGGGATGGTGGTGAGTAGCTGGAGCATGGGAACCTCGCTCTGTTGCGAATGAAGACGAGCGACATCAGGCGAAATCAGCCATCATCAGCGTCCTGGATCGCGATTCAGGTCGTGCTCGATCGCGATAGAGGCCATGATCGGCCGTCATCTCCGGTGGGATTCGCCTTGATCTTCGTGCCCCTTTCCTTCGTCGCAGCCTTGTTGCTGGTCATCCTGCTCGTCGCGGCCCTGCGCGCCCGCGAGACCACAGGCGGCAACACGGCATTCCTCGTCCTCGTCGCCCTCTGCGCCCTGCAGTCGGTCGTCGTCGGCCTGCGTTGGGGCTACCATGTCGAGGCCACGCGCAGCGTCCAGCCGATCCTCGCAGCCGGCTTGCCGCCGCTGGTGCTGTTCAGTTTCCGCACCTTGCTCCAGCGCGACGATGCCGGGGGCGGCGCCATGCGCTGGCTACACGCCCTGCCGCCGCTGGCCATGACTGTCATCGTGCTGTTCGCGCCCGCCCTCATCGACGCAGCACTGATCGTGCTCTTCGTCGGCTATGCCATTGCCGTGCTCAGCCTTGGGCGGAGCGGTCCGGACGCGCTGGTCGAAGCGCGCCTCGACAGTGCGGTCGCCGCGCATCGCGCGCTGGTCATCGCCGCCGTCGCACTCTGCCTGTCGGCCTTGTTCGACCTCGGCGTGCTGCTCGCCTTCGAAAGATTGCAGGGTGCAAACGCCGCCGTCATCGCCAGCAATGCCAATCTGCTCGGCCTGTTCTTCATCGGCCTGACCGCCTTCGTCGCCTCGCGCGCCCATCCATCGGCTGCGACCCAGCCCAGCCAGCCGGAACCGTCGGCCTCCGAGCAGGACCGCGAGATCCTCGACCAGGTCAAGCACTTGCTGGTCGAGCAGAAGCTGTTCCGCGACGAAAACCTCACCTTGTCGCGACTGGCCCGTCGCGCCGGCGTGCCATCCAGGCAGATTTCGGGCGCGGTCAACCGCCTCGCTGGCAAGAACGTCTCGCAATACATCAACGACATCAGGATATCGGAAGCCTGCCGCCTGCTCCGCGACACCGACATGTCGGTCACATCGGCCATGCTGGACTCGGGCTTCCAGACCAAGTCCAATTTCAACCGCGAGTTCCGGCGCGTCACCGCTCTCAGCCCCGCCTCCTGGCGTGAGCGGAACCGGCCCCAGGCCGCCACCGCAGCCTGAGGCAGGCGACCCGGTCGCCTGCTATGACGTTCGTCCAGCGCGTTGCGGGTTCAGGCAGGAACGTAAGTCAGCCTGATCACGTCCTCGCCGATCCGGTCATGGGCCACGAGGCGAAGCCGCGGCCGCGGGCCGGCGAAATAGGGCGTGCCCTGGCCGAGCACGACTGGGTGCAGGTAGATTCGGTATTCGTCGATCAGGCCGAGCTCCGTCAGGCTGTGCGCGAGATCAGGTCCGGCGACTTCGATCTCGCCATCGCGCTCGGCCTTCAGCCTGCGGACTTCACCCTCAAGGTCTTTACCGAGGAGCGTGGCGTTGGGGCCGACCGGTGGCAGCGACCGCGACACCACCCATTTCGGCTGCCTGCGCCACGCCGCCGCGAAGGCGCGTCTATCGGCATCCCATTCCGGATGTTCGTCGTCCCAGTAGCGCATGATCTCGTAGATGCGGCGGCCGTATAGGCTGCCCGCCTGCCCTTCGGCCTCCTTGATGAAATGGCGGAACAGCGTCGTATCCGGCGCAAACGACATGTAGTCGACATAACCGTCAAGGGACTGGTTCATTCCGAACACGAGCCTGGCCATTGCAGCTTCCTTTCCATGACGCCCCATACCGTCCTGATTGCGCCTGCTGTCGATCTCAACTTAGACAGACCGATTGCATATAGCAACCGGTCCGCCCAGAGCCTGAACACGCCGCGCGTCCGTGCTCCGCGACAAGATCACCGGGCCCGGTAAACCTGCGCCACGGCGCCTCCCGGAAAAGCCCTCGAACTCACCAGCTCGAGAGCCGCCGGCGCCGCCAGCTCGGAGAACAGCGGCAAGCCCTTGCCCAGCGCCATAGGCACCACCAGCAGCGCGAACCGGTCGACCAGCCCCTGCGCCACGAGGCTGCGGGCAAAGCTCGCCCCGCCATGGGCGACGATCGGCTCGCCCTCCTGGGCCTTCAGCCTGGCAATCTCCTCGGCCAGGTCGCCGCTCGCCACTTGCGCCTCCGTCCAGCTCTCTGCGCCCGGCTGCAGCTGCTTCGCCGTCCCAGCCTCACCATCAGCCGCTGCCAGAATCGCTGGCCCCTGACGCGAAAACACTGCCTTGGGGATTTGGTTCATCGGCGCCGCGAACTGGTCGGTCGAGGTCGGCCACCACGCGGCCATGCCCTTGAAGGTGCTGCTGCCCATGATGTGCAGACCCGCGCCCCACAGAAACTCCACGCTCCACGCCTTGGCCTCCTGGTCGGTGCCGAACATCCAGCCGTTGCGGCCCTCCAGGTCGCTGACGAAGCCGTCGACCGACATCGTCATCTTCAGCACCAGCTCTCGCATCGTCGCCTCCTCGTTGGCTCCTGCCCCAAGGACGCACCGGAACGACAGATGCCGACAGCGCGCAAAGATTTTATCGCCGCGCGCCTTTCGAGAGACCGAGCGCCTTCTTTGCCCTTGGGATCAGATGGCCAGCTCGACTGGACTGACTTTCGACGGCGATGCCTCATGCGGTGCGAGGTCGCCACGGCTCTTGTTCGTGTGCAAGCCAGACCAGCTCGGGGTCGAGCGCATGCACCCGCAGCTGGCCTTCGCTTTGCGGCTCGTCGAGTTCGCCAAACCAGACCGCCACGTCGCTGCCGACGACGACCGGGCGCCCGCCCGTCTCGATGACGATCACCTGCATGCCGGCCGTGTGGCCCGGCGCCGGGACGAGCCGAAGCCCGGGAAGCAGTTCGAGTTCGCCGTCGACCGGAACATACCGAATGCCGGGCGCATCGACCCATTCGCGAATGGTGTAGCCGTCCTCGCTGCGAGCGTCGTCGAGCTCGCGACGCTGGACGTAGATCGGCTTGCCGGCGAAGAGATGGTTGCCGCCGCAGTGGTCGGCGTGCAGGTGTGTGTTGATGACGATGTCAATGCCGGCGAGGTCGATGTCCTGCCTGCTCAGCGGATAGAGGCGGGGGTCGAACGCGGCCACCACCGCCGGGTGCAGCTCCGTCATGCCCGTATCGACCAGTATGCGCGCGTCGGGATGGTCGATGACGTGCACATAGACTGGCATCCGCTCGCCCTCGACGAACAGATCGGCAACGAGGATCGGCGTGATGGTGATTGAGGCGGGGGCATTCATCTTTTCGTCTCCCTCGGCAATTTTTCAGACTGTCGGCCAGGCTGGGCCAGGGACGTGGCCCAAGGGCGCTGTCGTCCTAGCCGTCTGGGGATTGGTTCCGGCCGAACACGAACTGGCTCTGCCGCTTTCAGTTCGCACGCGCCACATTCACGCTGATTGCATTTTGCAATCGGTTAGATGCTAGATTGACTGATCTGATTTTGCAATCGGCACTTTGAAGTGCCCGCGTGTTCACGATCGCTATGGCTCTTCCCTTTTGGGCCCGACTGGCGGAGGTCGGTCATCCCAAGGACGCACCCGAACGGCGGAAACTGGCAGCGCGCTGCCAGTTTCCCGGCGGCGCGCTGCCCGTCGTCGTCACGCCTCAGCGCAGGCTGGCAAAGAACGCCGCCACGTCTTCCGCCCAGATATCAGGCACTTCCATCGCGGCGAAGTGGCCGCCGCTCGCAAGTTCCGTCCAGCGCACGATCGTGTTGCCGTCCTCGCCATAGCGGCGGATGGCGACCTCGTCGCGGGCGAAGACGGCAACGCCTGTTGGCACGCCCGAATTCGGCTTCGGCGACCACGCCTCGGGATCGTGGGCGTTTTCGTAGTAGAGCCGGATCGACGAGGCTGCCGTGCCAGTGAACCAGTAGATCAGCACGTTGGTCAGGAACCGGTCGAGCTCGACCGCGTCGGGGCTGTCGCCGAAGCCGGCAAACATGTCGCCCAGCCAGGCGATCAGCCCCGCCGGCGAGTCCGAAATGCCATAGGCCAGCGTCTGCGGCCGGCTCGACTGCAGCGCGTTGAAGCCGAAGCGCTCGGCCATGAACTGCTGCAGTCGCTGCAGGCGGCTCTTCTCGGCATCGCTGAACGTCGCGATCTCGCTCGGCTCGATGGGCCCCAGCGGAATAAAGCCCATCGTCGCCGCATTGACATGCACGCCGATGGCGCGCTCCGGCGCCGCGCGGCCGATGGCCGGTGCTATGATCGCGCCCGCATCGCCGCCCTGGACGCCGAAGCGCTGGTAGCCGAGGCGCGACATCAGCTCGAGCATGGCGCCGGCGATGCGGCCATCGTTCCAGCCGGTCTCGCGCGTCGGCCCCGAGAAGCCGAAGCCTGGCAGTGACGGGATGACAAGATCGTACCCGGCCTTGGTCAGTGGCCCGATCGCGCCCAAAAACTCGACGAACGAGCTCGGCCAGCCATGCAGCAGAAGCAACGGCACCGCATCGGCGACGCCCGACTTCACATGCAGGAAATGGATTTTTTGGCCGTCAATCTCGGTGACGAACTGCGGGTGGCTGTTGATCGCGGCCTCCTCAGCGCGCCAGTCGAAGTCGCTCTTCAGCCGCTCGATCGCGCGGGCGACGAAAGCGCTTGCCATGCCGTAGCTCCAGCCCGCGCCCGCAACCTCGTTGGCCAGCCGCGTGTTGGCGAGCCGCGCCTGGAGATCGGTCAGCTCGGCTTCGGGAATGGCGATCGTGAAGGGAGTGATCTCAGACATTGCCGCGTGTCCACTTTTGCTCTTGTGCACCGTCCCGTTCGAACATCGTTGCGGAGGTGTGCACGGGGTTGAAAGTGGATCTTTTCTAGCCGGCGGCAGTGTCCCAGGGATTGAAGATTTCCGACAGTTTCAGCGGCGGGCCTGCCCTGGGGTGATGCCCATGATCGCCTTGAGCGAGCGGATCATGTGCGGCTGGTCGGCAAACCCAAGCGCAAAGGCGACGTCGGCCGCCGGCCGCCCCTGTTGCAGCAGAACAAGCGCCTTCTGGGCGCGTTCGATCTGCGTGAAGGTCTTGTAGGTGACGCCGGTCGTCTTCAAGAAATGCCGCTGCAGCGTCCGCTCCGACATCGCCATGGGATGCCCCGAGACGATCGACGCGACAACCCGGTTGTCCTCGACATTACCGTTGCGCACCAGCTTGCGCACGAAGCCGTCGACTGTATCGAAGGTCGGGATCTCCAGCACGTCGGAGCCGAGCCGGAAGCGATCCTTGCCGACCAGGTCCAGCACCACGCCCTGATCGCGCATCACCTCGCCCGGCATCAGCGGCATGAAGCTGCTCGGCTTGAAGCTTATCGCCAGAATCTCGTCGCCGGCGGCATAGTCATGGGTCACCGCGGCCGTGGTCAGCCCGGTGCGCAGCCCAGTCGTCTTGTCGCCGTTCCTGAAAACGACCACGTCCCAGCAGCCATCAGGCTGCATCCGCATAGAGCCGCCGCTGCCAAACCGGGTCCGCGTCACCGCCTCGACAAAAGGCGACGACCACCCCTCCAGTGTCACGACCTCATGCATCTTCGCCGCCAGTCTCCCCGCAAGTGCAGTGTCGCCGCAGTTGCGGGGGGATGCAATGGTGGGGGATGGGAGAGCGGAAGAGGCCCAAGTCAGGCAGAAAACCTGGAATGGGTGCTTGTCTCTTGCGCAGTGTCTGCAACTGCTTTGTTGCCAGAGCCTCGCTCTAGCAAGCGAATCGGCGCTTCGATAGCGGCGAAATAGTTCGGCTTGATCGGTAGCCTGACCCTCAGCGTGTGTTTCGCGCAACCATCGCCACAATGGTCTCGAACAGCTCATCCTTCGCCTGTTGCGCCGCCAGCTCTCCGGCCGCCGCTGCAGAGGACAGGGCTTCGGCGGCACCCAGCATGGCACGGAGGCCGGCAGCGGATATGGTTCCGGTGTTGGTGAATGGAGCGAGGGTCAGGCGGCATTTCTCCAGGAAAATCGCCTCGTAGTCGCGTTTGATCCTGGCGAGTTCGGGCGAACCGGCGAGGGCCGCGCTCACACCCGGTATCTCGTTGCCCTGCTGCAGCACGCAGTCGACATAAGACGAGGCGATCACGGCGGCCTTGCCTTCAAGGGTCGGTTCGCCGGCGGCGATCGCCGCATCCATCAGCGCGGTCTGGCGCGTGTCGTATTCGATGTAGAGCGCCGCGAGCAGCCCGCTTCGCGTGCTGAAATGGTCGTAGACGACAGGTTTTGCCACCGCTGCCTGCTCGGCAAGCCGCCCCAGCGTCAGCGCTTCCGTCCCTTCCTGCCGTACAAGTTGCCACGCCACGTCGAGAAGCTGGCGATGCCTATCCTCGCGCAACAGGCGCTGGCGGGGTCGCGGCGGCGGCGTTTCGCTGATTGACATGTTATATACCATTCGTATATTACTAAAAGTAGCTTACGAAAAGTATATAGTCTCGTCTCGCCATCCACAACACCCAGCCGGAGTTTCCGACATGCACGCCCTCATCGTTGTCGCGCATCCCGATCCCAACTCGTTCAGCCACAGCATCGCTGCCGAGATCGCCGAGGGGCTGGCGCTGTCCGATCCCGGCAACACCTTCGAGATCGCCGACATTGCCGCCGAGGCCTTCGATCCGAGATTTACCGCCACCGATCTCGCCGTTCACCGCAGGGAAGTGCCGCCTTCGGCCGATGTCGCAGCCGAGCAGGCGCGGATCGACCGCGCCGACACGCTGGTGCTGGTCTACCCCGTCTACTGGTGGTCAATGCCGGCTTTGCTCAAGGGCTGGATCGACCGGGTCTTCGCCAATGGCTGGGCCTATGATGAAGGTCCAGATACCAAGCTGGTGAAGCGGCTTCGTCACCTCAGGGTTCATCTTGTCGCCATAGGCGGGGCCGGCATGCGCACCTATGCGCGGCACGGCTATTTCGGCGCCATGAAGACACAGATCGACCATGGCATCTTCGACTATGTCGGCACCGAGGTCGCGACCTCCGAGCTCTTGCTTGAAGGCGAGAGCCCGCAGGCCCGCCTTGACACGGCGCGAGCCATCGGTCGCAATCTTTTCAAGCAGCCGCAGGCCGCCAGGGCGGCGTGACCGCCCGGAGCTACAAAAGGCGCGTCGCCCGCGCGGCGCGCCAGCCTAGACGGCTTGGTTGAACACCGCCTCGATGTGATGCCCGTCGGGGTCGACCACGAAGGCGGCAAAATAGTTCGGGCCATAATGCGCGCGCAGCCCGGGGCCGCCATTGTCTCTGCCGCCATGGGCGAGCGCTGCCGCGTGGAATGCCGCAACTGCCTGCCGGTCGGGTGCTGCGAAGGCAAGGTGAAAACCCGGGCCGGGCGGGCGCTGGCCCTTGCGGCGTAGTTTGATCGCCAGCTTGTCGCCGCCGCCAGCGACGCCATAGCCGACGGCCTGGTCGTCAGCTCCGGACGCGAGGTCTTCCCAGACCCTGACATAGCCGAGTGGGGCAAGTGCTGCGTCGTAGAAGGCAGCGGCGCGGTCGATGTCGGAAACGCCTAGCGAGAGGTGGTGCAGCATGCCGGTCTCCGATCCTTGCCTCTGCGCCCCTAGTTCCCCGCCAGCCCCTTCAGGCGGTACAGCGCATCCAGCGCCTCGCGCGGGGTCATTTCGTCCGGGCTTAGCCCCTTGAGCGCCTCGCTCAGAGCATCGTTGGCGACGGGTTTGGCCGCTTCACGCTTCACCGCCACCGAAAACAGCGGCAGGTCGTCGACAAGGCGGTCGGCCTTGCCAGACGTCTCGCTTTCCTCGAGCTGGTGCAGCACCTCCTTGGCGCGCGCCACGACCGCGTCGGGCAGGCCGGCGAGGCGGGCCACCTGCACGCCGTAGGAGCGATCGGCGGCACCCTTGCCGACCTCGTGCAGGAACACAACTTCGCCTTCCCACTCCTTCACCCGCATCGTCACATTGTGCAGGCGGCCGAGTTTTCCGGAAAGCGCAGTCAGCTCGTGGAAATGGGTGGCGAAAATGGCGCGGCAGCGATTCTTCTCATGCAGGTATTCGACCGCTGCCCAGGCGATCGACAGGCCGTCGAAGGTGGCGGTGCCGCGACCGATCTCGTCAAGGATGACCAGCGTGCGTTCGCTCGCCTGGTTGAGGATCGCTGCCGTCTCCACCATCTCGACCATGAAGGTCGAGCGCCCGCGCGCCAGATCGTCGGAGGCGCCGACGCGGGAGAACAGCCGGTCGACGACGCCGATATGAGCGCGCTCGGCCGGCACGAAGGACCCCATCTGGGCGAGAATGGCGATCAGCGCGTTCTGGCGCAGGAAGGTCGACTTACCGCCCATGTTCGGGCCGGTCAAAAGCCAGATGGCGCCGTTCCTGTCGTTGCCGTCGGGCGACAGCATGCAGTCATTGGCGACGAAGGGGGCTGCCGCCTCGCGGCGCAGCGACTGCTCCACCACGGGGTGGCGCCCGCCCAGGATATCGAAGGCGAGGCTGGCGTCGACGTCGGGCCGGCACCAGGCCTCGTTCTGGGCAAGCGCTGCCAATGCGACGGAGACGTCGAGCACCGACAATGCGTCCGCGCCCGCGCGGATCGCCTGGGCGTGGGTTACGGCCTCGCCCACGAGTTGATCGAAGGCGGCGAGTTCGATGGTCAGCGCCCGGTCGGCGGCGTTGGCGATCTTGGTTTCCAGCCCGGCGAGCTCGGTGGTGGTGAAACGCATTGCGCTCGCCATGGTCTGGCGGTGGATGAAGCGCGCCTTGGCCTCGTCGGTGCCGTTCAGCGCCTGCTGGTTGTTCGCCGTCACCTCGATGTAATAACCGAGCACGTTGTTGTGGCG
This genomic window contains:
- a CDS encoding alpha/beta fold hydrolase; the encoded protein is MLQLLTTIPALIGFVSACFASEAGVREMTVTQPGRDLAVTVWYPAGAGGKPTTVGGNKVFKGAAASVDAPVVPGRHPLVLLSHGSGSRVEAMGWLATELAKAGFVVAGPNHPGTTGGYSTPADTPKLWQRTADISAVIDAVTKNPAWSGFIDADRIGVVGFSLGGATAMELSGARANLEAFASYCDGYKEWDCAWFAGGVGFVNDEKVKVEKVDLRTLDRARFEQSNLDRRIKTAVLADPGLVQAYDTESLKQIDIPMHFINLGEGESIPLAVISDKLAKLTPKGRYATVAGATHFSFLPECKDGAAEMLKSVGEIDPICSDEATRPRGELHAELIGLVKDALVRDLMASK
- a CDS encoding AraC family transcriptional regulator, giving the protein MPLSFVAALLLVILLVAALRARETTGGNTAFLVLVALCALQSVVVGLRWGYHVEATRSVQPILAAGLPPLVLFSFRTLLQRDDAGGGAMRWLHALPPLAMTVIVLFAPALIDAALIVLFVGYAIAVLSLGRSGPDALVEARLDSAVAAHRALVIAAVALCLSALFDLGVLLAFERLQGANAAVIASNANLLGLFFIGLTAFVASRAHPSAATQPSQPEPSASEQDREILDQVKHLLVEQKLFRDENLTLSRLARRAGVPSRQISGAVNRLAGKNVSQYINDIRISEACRLLRDTDMSVTSAMLDSGFQTKSNFNREFRRVTALSPASWRERNRPQAATAA
- a CDS encoding dihydrofolate reductase family protein; translation: MARLVFGMNQSLDGYVDYMSFAPDTTLFRHFIKEAEGQAGSLYGRRIYEIMRYWDDEHPEWDADRRAFAAAWRRQPKWVVSRSLPPVGPNATLLGKDLEGEVRRLKAERDGEIEVAGPDLAHSLTELGLIDEYRIYLHPVVLGQGTPYFAGPRPRLRLVAHDRIGEDVIRLTYVPA
- a CDS encoding dihydrofolate reductase family protein; amino-acid sequence: MRELVLKMTMSVDGFVSDLEGRNGWMFGTDQEAKAWSVEFLWGAGLHIMGSSTFKGMAAWWPTSTDQFAAPMNQIPKAVFSRQGPAILAAADGEAGTAKQLQPGAESWTEAQVASGDLAEEIARLKAQEGEPIVAHGGASFARSLVAQGLVDRFALLVVPMALGKGLPLFSELAAPAALELVSSRAFPGGAVAQVYRAR
- a CDS encoding MBL fold metallo-hydrolase; the encoded protein is MNAPASITITPILVADLFVEGERMPVYVHVIDHPDARILVDTGMTELHPAVVAAFDPRLYPLSRQDIDLAGIDIVINTHLHADHCGGNHLFAGKPIYVQRRELDDARSEDGYTIREWVDAPGIRYVPVDGELELLPGLRLVPAPGHTAGMQVIVIETGGRPVVVGSDVAVWFGELDEPQSEGQLRVHALDPELVWLAHEQEPWRPRTA
- a CDS encoding epoxide hydrolase family protein, producing the protein MSEITPFTIAIPEAELTDLQARLANTRLANEVAGAGWSYGMASAFVARAIERLKSDFDWRAEEAAINSHPQFVTEIDGQKIHFLHVKSGVADAVPLLLLHGWPSSFVEFLGAIGPLTKAGYDLVIPSLPGFGFSGPTRETGWNDGRIAGAMLELMSRLGYQRFGVQGGDAGAIIAPAIGRAAPERAIGVHVNAATMGFIPLGPIEPSEIATFSDAEKSRLQRLQQFMAERFGFNALQSSRPQTLAYGISDSPAGLIAWLGDMFAGFGDSPDAVELDRFLTNVLIYWFTGTAASSIRLYYENAHDPEAWSPKPNSGVPTGVAVFARDEVAIRRYGEDGNTIVRWTELASGGHFAAMEVPDIWAEDVAAFFASLR
- a CDS encoding helix-turn-helix domain-containing protein → MHEVVTLEGWSSPFVEAVTRTRFGSGGSMRMQPDGCWDVVVFRNGDKTTGLRTGLTTAAVTHDYAAGDEILAISFKPSSFMPLMPGEVMRDQGVVLDLVGKDRFRLGSDVLEIPTFDTVDGFVRKLVRNGNVEDNRVVASIVSGHPMAMSERTLQRHFLKTTGVTYKTFTQIERAQKALVLLQQGRPAADVAFALGFADQPHMIRSLKAIMGITPGQARR
- a CDS encoding helix-turn-helix domain-containing protein is translated as MSISETPPPRPRQRLLREDRHRQLLDVAWQLVRQEGTEALTLGRLAEQAAVAKPVVYDHFSTRSGLLAALYIEYDTRQTALMDAAIAAGEPTLEGKAAVIASSYVDCVLQQGNEIPGVSAALAGSPELARIKRDYEAIFLEKCRLTLAPFTNTGTISAAGLRAMLGAAEALSSAAAAGELAAQQAKDELFETIVAMVARNTR
- a CDS encoding NAD(P)H-dependent oxidoreductase, whose amino-acid sequence is MHALIVVAHPDPNSFSHSIAAEIAEGLALSDPGNTFEIADIAAEAFDPRFTATDLAVHRREVPPSADVAAEQARIDRADTLVLVYPVYWWSMPALLKGWIDRVFANGWAYDEGPDTKLVKRLRHLRVHLVAIGGAGMRTYARHGYFGAMKTQIDHGIFDYVGTEVATSELLLEGESPQARLDTARAIGRNLFKQPQAARAA
- a CDS encoding VOC family protein, whose translation is MLHHLSLGVSDIDRAAAFYDAALAPLGYVRVWEDLASGADDQAVGYGVAGGGDKLAIKLRRKGQRPPGPGFHLAFAAPDRQAVAAFHAAALAHGGRDNGGPGLRAHYGPNYFAAFVVDPDGHHIEAVFNQAV